A portion of the Bactrocera neohumeralis isolate Rockhampton chromosome 2, APGP_CSIRO_Bneo_wtdbg2-racon-allhic-juicebox.fasta_v2, whole genome shotgun sequence genome contains these proteins:
- the LOC126751077 gene encoding uncharacterized protein LOC126751077, with the protein MSQSISAAPPLHDIPLPGVEERGDAACEAHKANNTKANSLKRFFKLTHRRNNGGEEMPTGSCDVLPEDGGEPKDEIGKEEADKDGELDKPKKEHTRRFHLRLGGVTRIAEHANATNFMPNAPSRQSLKNSISSYWHTVFRRASKKVVRQSSERNDDDEEDCDEVEEETNEVELDEELHTLPISDDTIEQVTQSNK; encoded by the exons ATGTCGCAAAGCATATCTGCAGCACCGCCATTGCACGACATACCGCTACCCGGTGTCGAAGAACGTGGCGACGCGGCGTGCGAAGCACACAAAGCAAACAACACTAAGGCCAACTCGTTAAAACGTTTCTTCAAATTGACACATCGACGAAATAACGGTGGCGAAGAGATGCCTACCGGTTCGTGTGATGTATTGCCCGAAGATGGCGGAGAACCGAAAGACGAAATCGGCAAGGAGGAAGCGGACAAAGATGGTGAGCTGGATAAGCCAAAGAAGGAGCATACGAGACGCTTTCATTTGCGCCTCGGTGGCGTTACGCGCATAG CGGAACACGCTAATGCCACCAATTTCATGCCAAACGCACCGAGTCGACAGTCGTTGAAGAACTCCATTTCCAGCTATTGGCACACAGTATTTCGACGTGCAAGTAAGAAAGTTGTCAGGCAAAGTTCCGAGCGGAACGACGACGATGAAGAGGACTGTGATGAGGTGGAAGAGGAAACCAACGAGGTGGAATTGGACGAAGAGTTGCACACGCTGCCGATCTCAGATGATACCATCGAACAGGTGACTCAATCGAACAAATAA